The genomic DNA CATGCCGCAGGAAACCTTCATCAAGGACTTCCCGCCCAACCTGCTGAACTTGAAGTGGGTGGAAAAGCAGGCCGCCGCCGGCAAGCCCTGGAGCACGGTGATGGCGCGCAACATTCCGCCCGTGCAGGAGCTGCAGCAAAAGCTGATGGACCTGCAATCGCGCGTGGTGGTGCCGCTGACCGAGCTCAAGGACATCAACAAGCGCATGAACGAGGGCGAGGCCACCTCGCGCGACGCGAAGAAGGAAATGATCGAGGCCAACCTGCGCCTCGTGATCTCCATCGCCAAGAAGTACACGAACCGTGGCCTGCAGTTCCTCGATTTGATCCAGGAAGGCAACATCGGCCTGATGAAGGCCGTGGACAAGTTCGAATACCGCCGCGGCTACAAGTTCTCGACCTACGCCACGTGGTGGATCCGCCAGGCCATCACGCGCTCGATCGCCGACCAGGCGCGCACCATCCGCATCCCGGTGCACATGATCGAGACCATCAACAAGATGAACCGCATCTCGCGCCAGCATCTGCAGGAGTTCGGCTTCGAGCCCGATGCATCCATCCTGGCCGCGAAGATGGAGATCCCGGAAGACAAGATCCGCAAGATCATGAAGATCGCCAAGGAGCCGATCTCCATGGAAACGCCGATCGGCGACGACGACGACAGCCACCTGGGCGATTTCATCGAGGACGGTGCCAACACCGCCCCCATCGAAGCCGCCATGCAGGCCGGCCTGCGCGACGTGGTCAAGGACATCCTCGATGGCCTCACGCCCCGCGAAGCCAAGGTGCTGCGCATGCGCTTCGGCATCGAGATGACCAGCGACCACACGCTGGAAGAAGTGGGCAAGCAGTTCGACGTGACCCGCGAACGCATCCGCCAGATCGAGGCCAAGGCACTGCGCAAGCTCAAGCACCCCAGCCGCTCGGACAAGCTGCGCAGCTTCATCGATTCGCTGTAACCACCCCGGCAGCCGGCTGCCCTGGCTGCACCCCAAGGCCCTGCCCCGCATCGCGGTGCGGGGCTTTTTCGTTTCTGCGGGGCGGCCCCGCGTTTACCCCGATGCTCCCGACAGCAAAATGACAGCTTGTAACGCGACTATTACATACTGCTGATGGAGACTGTCATGCAGTTCGGCACTCTCCGGCTGCGGGGCCTGGCATCCCAGTGCACGCTGCACGTGCCCGTTCAACGACCTGCCACCTTTTTGCGAGACACCGCATGACATCCTTCAACCGCCGCCAGATCCTCACCCAGGCTGCCGCAGCCAGCGCCGTGGGCGCGCTCGGCGCATCGCTTGCAGCGCCTGCCTGGGCGCAGGCCGCCGGTGCAACTGCCGCTGGCGCGCGCGGGGCGCCCGCCAAGGCCTCCAGGCTGGCGCCCACGCTGCGCATCGTGATCCCAGCCAACCCCGGCGGTGGCTGGGACCAGACGGGCCGGGCGCTGGGTGCGGCCCTTGCCACCGTCGGTGCGGCAGACCAGATCGAATACGAAAACGTCGGCGGCAAGGGCGGGACGATCGGACTGGCCAAGTACGCGGAGAAGTACGGCAACGATGCCAACACCCTGCTGATGGGCGGCATGGTGATGGTGGGCGCCGTGGCCCTGCAGAAACCCGCCGTGGACCTGACCCACATCCAGCCGCTCGCACGGCTCACCAGCGACTACCTGGTGGCGGCCGTGGCGGCCAAATCCCCCATCAAGAACGCCAAGGACCTGGCCGAAGCCATGCGCGCGGACCTGCGCGCCGTGCCGGTGGCCGGAGGCTCCGCGGGGGGCGTGGACCACATCTTTGCCGGGGTGCTGGCCCGCGCGTCCAAAGCCAGCCCGGAAGGCCTGGTCTACAAACCCTTCGCTGGCGGCTCCGAAGTGGTGGACGCCGTCGTGTCCGGCGGTGCGGCGATGGGCCTTTCCGGCTACAGCGAATTCAGCGACGCCATCGCGGCGGGCAAGCTGCGCGCCATCGGGGTATCGTCCCGCCGCAGCGCCTTTGGCCTGCCGGCCTTCCGTGAGCAGGGACTGGACGCGACCATGGCCAATTGGCGGGGCGTGTTCACCGGCAAAGGCGTGCCGCCCGCACGCGTGGCCGAGATGCTGGCCGCGGTCGAGGCGGCCACCGCCCACGAGTCCTGGCTGCGCACGCTCAAGAACAATCGCTGGGAACCCTCTTGGCTGACAGGCAAGGATTTGGCAGAGTTCATGGAGCTGGACCTCACCACGGCGCGGGTCATGGTGTACCTGCTCAAGCTGAAAGCCTAGACACCCCCCGGGTCGCTTCGCGCCCCGGCGCAGCGGCCAGGAGCGGCCGCCCTTCGGGGCCGTGCGGGCCGGCGCCGGCAAACCGCTTGGAGTGGCGACGCCCGGCCCCGCAAGCGGGTGCGCCGCCCGCGCGGCGGGGGCGGCCCTTGCATGGCGGCCTCGGGCCATGGTCACGCCAGTTGCCACCGCAGCCAGTTCATCTGAAAAGCATTGCCAGGAGCCGCTGATGAAAATGTCCAACCACTCCATCGGCGCACGCATGGCCACCGCGCTGGGCCTGGTGCT from Acidovorax sp. A79 includes the following:
- a CDS encoding Bug family tripartite tricarboxylate transporter substrate binding protein; protein product: MTSFNRRQILTQAAAASAVGALGASLAAPAWAQAAGATAAGARGAPAKASRLAPTLRIVIPANPGGGWDQTGRALGAALATVGAADQIEYENVGGKGGTIGLAKYAEKYGNDANTLLMGGMVMVGAVALQKPAVDLTHIQPLARLTSDYLVAAVAAKSPIKNAKDLAEAMRADLRAVPVAGGSAGGVDHIFAGVLARASKASPEGLVYKPFAGGSEVVDAVVSGGAAMGLSGYSEFSDAIAAGKLRAIGVSSRRSAFGLPAFREQGLDATMANWRGVFTGKGVPPARVAEMLAAVEAATAHESWLRTLKNNRWEPSWLTGKDLAEFMELDLTTARVMVYLLKLKA